One Esox lucius isolate fEsoLuc1 chromosome 1, fEsoLuc1.pri, whole genome shotgun sequence genomic region harbors:
- the rnf26 gene encoding E3 ubiquitin-protein ligase RNF26, with amino-acid sequence MVGYFSSHVLLRVRDFFHRGLLCCQGLLRQVWEGCGVAVSLALYLVNTVINLLLIGTQNLYSVVVSAWETVSFPLQKAVELILTLLTFLYSSLVGTSVVLWTPFRLALEFLGLLGHTFLNVFLLNIYGLILMAAVVLAVIYMNPVLTRHAVDYVNSLPALQRLKTILRRFYLLERGLWQRLQQRVSRLHQTITPVYRSMGVRADRARQPEPRLREQRAPPDGRAGDAALHAGQPHQLMDDLWELVFPSSSSTDRPLQKQSPGEGGSGSKGRPADSLLTLLKEQEERKKCVICQDSAKTVVLLPCRHLCLCRGCTTILLRQPVYQQNCPLCRHMILNTMDVYL; translated from the coding sequence ATGGTTGGCTACTTTTCATCACATGTTCTCCTGCGTGTGAGGGATTTTTTTCACCGTGGACTGCTGTGTTGCCAAGGCTTACTGCGACAGGTGTGGGAGGGCTGTGGCGTTGCGGTTAGCTTAGCGCTTTACCTAGTCAACACAGTCATTAACCTGCTGCTCATTGGGACACAGAACCTCTACTCAGTAGTGGTCAGCGCGTGGGAAACGGTCTCCTTCCCCCTGCAGAAAGCTGTTGAGCTCATCCTGACACTCCTCACCTTCCTGTACAGCAGCCTGGTTGGAACCTCAGTCGTCCTCTGGACTCCCTTCAGACTAGCCCTGGAGTTCCTGGGCTTGCTTGGACACACCTTCCTCAATGTGTTCTTGCTTAACATCTACGGCCTTATCCTCATGGCGGCTGTTGTTTTGGCCGTCATCTACATGAACCCAGTGTTAACCCGCCATGCCGTCGATTACGTCAACTCTCTTCCCGCCCTGCAGCGCCTAAAAACCATACTCCGTCGCTTTTACCTGCTGGAGAGAGGCCTGTGGCAGAGGCTTCAGCAGCGGGTCAGTCGCCTGCACCAGACAATAACGCCAGTCTATAGGAGCATGGGAGTCAGAGCTGACCGCGCAAGGCAACCTGAGCCCAGGCTCCGAGAGCAGAGGGCTCCCCCAGACGGCAGGGCGGGCGACGCAGCGCTACACGCCGGTCAGCCACACCAGCTGATGGACGACCTGTGGGAGCTGGTGTTCCCCAGCTCCAGCAGCACGGACCGCCCTTTACAGAAGCAGTCCCCGGGGGAGGGGGGTTCAGGCTCCAAGGGACGCCCGGCCGACAGCTTGCTAACTTTGCTcaaggagcaggaggagaggaagaagtgTGTGATCTGCCAGGACAGTGCCAAGACCGTAGTGCTGTTGCCCTGTCGCCACCTGTGCCTCTGTCGGGGCTGCACCACGATACTGCTGCGCCAGCCCGTTTACCAGCAGAACTGCCCGCTCTGCCGTCACATGATCCTGAACACTATGGACGTGTATCTCTGA